One Malania oleifera isolate guangnan ecotype guangnan chromosome 10, ASM2987363v1, whole genome shotgun sequence genomic region harbors:
- the LOC131166907 gene encoding putative pectate lyase 2, producing MASAPLLLLLCLLSFSTFPYSIYAINPIDSCWRKDPNWASNRHAFADCSVGFGKNATGGKAGKTYEVTDPSDDPMSPKPGTLRHGATQVEALWISFTKDMVITLKSELKVNSFKTIDGRGAKVEIANGPCIVVDSATNVIIHGISINNCVGGGGDAISVISSSHVWIDHCSLSRAADGLLDVTRGSTAVTISNNLFTNHDKVMLLGHVDNFDADKNMKVTVAFNHFGSGLVQRMPRVRMGYAHVANNRHDGWGLYAIGGSSNPTILSEGNNFSAPNETDHKEVTKRQTEEDWKNWLWVSSKDVFVNGAFFVASGSGTAAPNYTQSQSFTVADGSEALALTADAGPLSCAIGQAC from the exons ATGGCCTCCGCACCTTTGCTATTGCTTTTATGTCTTCTGTCCTTCTCCACTTTTCCATACTCCATTTATGCCATCAACCCCATTGACTCCTGCTGGCGCAAGGACCCCAACTGGGCTTCCAACCGCCACGCCTTTGCTGACTGCTCCGTGGGTTTCGGCAAGAATGCAACCGGAGGAAAGGCTGGCAAAACATATGAAGTCACCGATCCTTCCGACGATCCCATGAGCCCCAAGCCGGGCACCCTTCGACATGGCGCCACCCAAGTTGAGGCTCTTTGGATAAGCTTTACTAAGGACATGGTCATCACTCTCAAAAGCGAGCTCAAGGTCAACAGTTTTAAGACCATAGATGGGAGAGGAGCAAAGGTGGAGATTGCGAACGGTCCCTGCATCGTAGTGGATAGTGCGACAAATGTTATTATCCACGGAATTAGCATCAATAATTGTGTTGGAGGTGGCGGGGATGCCATTAGCGTAATTTCTTCTTCACACGTATGGATCGATCACTGTTCTCTTTCTCGTGCCGCCGACGGCCTCCTCGATGTGACCCGTGGTTCCACCGCAGTCACCATCTCAAATAACCTTTTCACAAACCATGACAAG GTGATGTTGTTGGGACACGTTGATAACTTCGACGCGGATAAAAATATGAAGGTTACAGTAGCCTTCAACCATTTTGGTTCTGGCCTAGTTCAAAGGATGCCAAG GGTAAGGATGGGGTATGCCCATGTTGCCAACAATCGACATGATGGATGGGGGCTATATGCCATTGGTGGTAGTTCTAATCCAACAATTCTGAGTGAAGGCAACAACTTCTCTGCTCCTAACGAAACTGATCACAAAGAG GTTACCAAAAGGCAGACAGAAGAAGACTGGAAAAATTGGCTGTGGGTATCTTCGAAGGATGTGTTTGTGAACGGAGCATTCTTTGTTGCCTCTGGATCAGGAACTGCTGCTCCAAATTACACACAGTCCCAATCATTTACTGTTGCAGATGGGTCTGAGGCTCTTGCTTTGACAGCTGATGCAGGTCCCCTCAGCTGTGCTATTGGCCAAGCATGTTGA